A DNA window from Enoplosus armatus isolate fEnoArm2 chromosome 9, fEnoArm2.hap1, whole genome shotgun sequence contains the following coding sequences:
- the tap1 gene encoding antigen peptide transporter 1, which translates to MQKMSYFVPLLFVCLDVCVVQAIRLAQLSPLLLPHPFITLWGGGLTRAVLLTLLTLTNPESLPWMSSFKGLQSLGVLCFHFPVYTTLLWALGQSTMEELWGWHSWERVLQGYVVTVVAWLYWSRYVSSLLLSWGGYISSLFTRGPSEKPQEDTGASLKRLMGYMRPYPGHFVVVLFLVVLSSYGEMAIPQYTGRIADWIINEEAPDAFTEAITIMTLMTIASTVLEFICDLIYNVTMSLIHTEVQGSVFKAVLQQEIAHFEATPTGELVSHITTNTNEVSEALSEKLSLVMWYTARFGFLLFFMVSQSWKMSLLTCMGLPIIWVIPELTGHFHQTIAKQVQDSLAKANQVATETFSHMKTVRSFANEDGETKRYSQRLEDTYALNKKEAAAYAASTWANSMTTLALKVFILYYGGTLVTRGAVSSGDLVSFVLYELQFASAVEAVMQYYPAVKKAIGASEKIFEYLDRKPKVPPEGTLAPNNLEGHIQFKGVTFSYSDRPDEKNLVLKDVSLELKAGQITALVGLNRSGKSTCVKLLQRFYTNLQAGEILLDGQPLTNYKEKYLHEKMAVVSQDCMLFARSVRENIKYGYEEASDEDMYRAAKLASAHEFIMELSKGYDTDAGEKGGQVSGGQKQRIAIARALIRLPKILILDNATSDLDTENEYQVHQALLNQTNNCTVLLISNKMSVVEKANYIIVLNDGMVEEEGSHAELLKKNGLYADLVRKQNLGFHRPAEERNDIH; encoded by the exons ATGCAGAAAATGAGCTACTTCGTCCCACTGCTCTTTGTGtgcctggatgtgtgtgtggtgcaagCCATTCGCTTGGCCCAgctctcacctctcctcctcccccatccGTTCATCACACTGTGGGGAGGAGGGTTGACCAGGGCtgtcctcctcaccctcctcaccctcaccaACCCTGAAAGCCTGCCGTGGATGAGCAGCTTCAAGGGTCTACAGAGCTTAGGGGTCCTTTGCTTCCACTTCCCGGTGTACACCACTCTTCTCTGGGCGCTAGGGCAGTCCACCATGGAGGAACTGTGGGGGTGGCACTCCTGGGAAAGG gtgttaCAGGGTTATGTTGTGACAGTAGTGGCATGGCTCTACTGGAGTCGATATGTGTCATCTCTTTTGCTCTCCTGGGGCGGATACATCTCATCATTGTTTACGAGGGGGCCCTCTGAGAAGCCCCAAGAGGACACCGGTGCCTCTTTGAAGAGACTGATGGGATACATGCGGCCCTATCCCGGGCACTTTGTAGTTGTGCTGTTTCTCGTGGTTCTCTCTTCTTATG GTGAGATGGCTATTCCTCAGTACACTGGTCGCATTGCTGACTGGATCATAAATGAAGAAGCACCTGATGCATTCACAGAGGCCATCACAATCATGACACTAATGACTATTGCCAG TACTGTGCTGGAGTTTATATGTGACCTCATATACAATGTCACCATGAGCCTCATACACACCGAAGTGCAGGGATCCGTCTTCAAGGCTGTGCTGCAACAGGAGATTGCTCACTTTGAGGCCACTCCAACAG GTGAACTGGTGTCTCACATTACCACGAATACCAACGAGGTGAGCGAGGCACTGAGTGAGAAACTGAGCCTTGTGATGTGGTACACGGCACGTTTTGGCTTCCTCTTGTTCTTCATGGTGAGCCAGTCATGGAAAATGTCCCTGCTCACTTGCATGGGACTGCCCATCATCTGGGTCATACCTGAGCTCACTGGACACTTCCACCAG ACTATTGCTAAACAGGTTCAGGACTCACTGGCTAAGGCCAACCAGGTGGCCACAGAGACCTTTTCCCACATGAAGACAGTGAGGAGTTTTGCCAACGAGGATGGTGAGACAAAGAGGTACAGTCAGCGGCTGGAGGACACATACGCCCTCAATAAAAAGGAAGCAGCAGCCTATGCAGCCTCTACCTGGGCTAACAGC ATGACCACTTTGGCCCTGAAGGTGTTTATTCTGTACTATGGAGGGACTCTCGTGACCAGGGGGGCCGTTAGCAGCGGAGACCTGGTGTCGTTCGTCCTCTATGAGCTACAGTTTGCCTCTGCTGTTGAG GCTGTCATGCAGTATTACCCGGCGGTGAAGAAGGCAATTGGTGCCTCTGAGAAGATCTTTGAATATTTGGATCGCAAACCTAAAGTACCCCCAGAGGGCACTTTGGCCCCCAATAACCTTGAGGGACACATTCAATTCAAAGGAGTTACATTTTCCTACTCTGACAGGCCAGACGAGAAAAATCTTGTGCTcaag GACGTGTCTCTGGAGCTAAAGGCAGGCCAAATCACTGCACTAGTGGGGCTGAACAGGTCAGGGAAGTCCACCTGTGTCAAGCTGCTGCAGAGGTTTTACACAAATCTCCAAGCAGGGGAGATCCTACTGGATGGGCAACCACTAACAAACTACAAGGAGAAGTACCTACATGAGAAG aTGGCTGTGGTGAGCCAAGATTGTATGCTGTTTGCTCGCTCTGTGCGGGAGAACATCAAGTATGGCTACGAGGAAGCCTCTGATGAGGACATGTACAGGGCTGCCAAGCTGGCTAGTGCTCACGAGTTCATCATGGAACTGTCAAAGGGATACGACACAG ATGCCGGGGAGAAGGGAGGCCAGGTGTCTGGAGGCCAGAAGCAGCGCATTGCCATTGCCAGAGCTTTAATCAGACTACCTAAAATCCTGATACTAGACAACGCCACCAGTGACTTGGACACAGAGAATGAATACCAG GTCCACCAAGCTTTGTTGAACCAAACCAACAACTGCACCGTGCTGTTGATATCCAACAAGATGAGTGTTGTAGAGAAGGCCAATTATATAATTGTCCTCAACGACGGGATggtagaggaggagggcagTCACGCTGAGCTGCTGAAGAAAAACGGCCTTTATGCTGATCTGGTGAGGAAGCAGAATTTGGGCTTTCACCGTCCAGCGGAGGAGAGGAACGATATACACTGA